Genomic segment of Phormidium ambiguum IAM M-71:
GTTCTTCTTCAGTGATACCAATACGACGTGCATTTACAAGTATCCAAACTGGAATGCGAGTTCCGGCGATACAAGCTTCACCACCACAAACACCGGGAGTTTTTTCAATGCCTTGCCAAGTGTTACTTAAACTTTGGGCTAATAGTTGAATTGCTTGGGCTTTTTCGGAGGGTGTTAATGCCAGGAGTTTTGGTTCTAATTCTTTGAGTGACATAGATAGAATTGTTTTAGAAATTAGGGACTATCTGTTGATTATTTTAGGTGGTTGGGGAGGGTGATAACTGGTGGTAGTACAAGATTGGCGATCGCGTAGCGTGCGCGTAGCGCGTATCGCATTTCCCAAATTCCTGAAGATTGGGACGATTACAACGGTGGTTTGTACTAAAAAAAACGGGTGGGTATTACCCACCCTAATTGTTAATTCGTTACCTCTCTATCTAACCAATCAACCAAATCAGCTGCATCTGAAAATTTAAACTGTTCCTTTCCCAATTCCGCTATCTGTTCTATCGATAAATTGCAAATTCGCGCTTCTACCTCAGAACTAATTTCGCCTAAGCAACGCTTGAGCGAATTCATAAGCAAGGATAATAAAAACTTTCGCCCTTCTACGGCTGGTAATGGCAGATTAGCATCTACAAATCGAGCAATCAAAAGCTTTTTTGCCGAATCTAGAGTAACCATACCCATCATCCGTAAACATTCAGTTATTACAGTCAGGCGTTCCTCTGGCGCAACCCTCATTTTAGCCATAAGTGCGATCGCAACCGGATTCCGATAATGTAAAAAATCTCGCCAGTGTAACTCAGCCAAATAGATGACTTTGTAGTTAAATCTCACAATGTCCTGATTGACAAACTCAAGCCGATATGTGTCTCGTTTCAGATGCAGAGGTACATAGTAGGGAAAAATGACCACTGGGTAAACCGGGAATCCATATTTTTCGTAAAGTCGAGTAAAGCGGGTAAACATATAGCAACCAACTTCGGCTTCTGGCATCCCTTCAGGCAAGGTGTGAATCAGGAAAAATGACTCTTCACCTCGAAATCTGACTTTTGCCACTAAGTCGGCTTCGTATTGTTCGCCTGCGGTAACATCGGTGAAAATCTCTTTATCCAGAAAAGTCAGCGAGTCACGTTCTAGATATGTTGCTACTTCGGGGAAAAATAACTCGATGAACTGGAAAAAGAAGGTTGTTAGTAGTTCTTTGAATAAACGGTCATGATCGATCATCGCTAAGATGCCACACCTAGATGTGAAAATCATATAGCGATCGCCAAACTGTAATACTCAGATCTTGCACCTACGAATCAATTTCCCGGTGGATGTCGGGACTAGTGCAAGATCTCAGTAATGAACGCTATCAATT
This window contains:
- a CDS encoding DUF433 domain-containing protein; translation: MSLKELEPKLLALTPSEKAQAIQLLAQSLSNTWQGIEKTPGVCGGEACIAGTRIPVWILVNARRIGITEEELLYDYPTISAADLTNAWAYAEAFPEEIEIAIRKNEED
- a CDS encoding DUF4351 domain-containing protein, with the translated sequence MIFTSRCGILAMIDHDRLFKELLTTFFFQFIELFFPEVATYLERDSLTFLDKEIFTDVTAGEQYEADLVAKVRFRGEESFFLIHTLPEGMPEAEVGCYMFTRFTRLYEKYGFPVYPVVIFPYYVPLHLKRDTYRLEFVNQDIVRFNYKVIYLAELHWRDFLHYRNPVAIALMAKMRVAPEERLTVITECLRMMGMVTLDSAKKLLIARFVDANLPLPAVEGRKFLLSLLMNSLKRCLGEISSEVEARICNLSIEQIAELGKEQFKFSDAADLVDWLDREVTN